A window of Xylophilus sp. GW821-FHT01B05 contains these coding sequences:
- a CDS encoding dihydrodipicolinate synthase family protein, with product MSLANAKGLYIVAQTPFTEQGAVDLDSIDTLADFYLRHGANGFTVLGVAGESVKLTPDEALAVAGRYIARAGGKPVVVGVSNASIANLRELTARVMDQGAAGVMIAPPHGLKTEDELFAYFSGVFAQIGDVPTVLQDYPASTGVWMSVPSILRLIEAFPQIQVLKEEDLPSLGKISRLRAAPGRRIAILTGNNGVYLPQELARGIDGPMAGFSYPEMLSGVYRLYTQGQVEEAHDLFDRYLPLLNYENQSQWGVAVRKEVLRRRGAIRSAAMRQPGPKLSAIDLLEIDRLVRRVEAAALLEV from the coding sequence ATGAGCCTTGCCAACGCGAAGGGCCTCTACATCGTCGCCCAGACGCCCTTCACCGAGCAGGGCGCGGTCGACCTGGACAGCATTGACACCCTGGCCGACTTCTACCTGCGCCACGGCGCCAACGGTTTCACCGTGCTGGGCGTGGCGGGCGAATCGGTCAAGCTCACGCCGGACGAGGCGCTGGCCGTGGCCGGGCGCTACATCGCCCGCGCGGGCGGCAAACCGGTGGTGGTGGGCGTAAGCAACGCCAGCATCGCCAACCTGCGCGAGCTGACCGCGCGCGTGATGGACCAGGGCGCGGCCGGCGTGATGATTGCGCCGCCGCACGGCCTGAAGACCGAAGACGAGCTGTTTGCCTACTTCAGCGGCGTGTTCGCGCAGATCGGCGACGTGCCCACGGTGCTGCAGGATTACCCGGCCTCTACCGGCGTGTGGATGTCGGTGCCCAGCATCCTGCGGCTGATCGAGGCCTTTCCGCAGATCCAGGTGCTGAAGGAAGAAGACCTGCCCAGCCTGGGCAAGATCAGCCGGCTGCGCGCCGCGCCCGGCCGGCGCATCGCCATCCTCACCGGCAACAACGGCGTCTACCTGCCACAAGAGCTGGCGCGCGGCATCGACGGGCCCATGGCCGGCTTCTCGTACCCCGAGATGCTGTCGGGCGTGTACCGGCTCTACACGCAGGGCCAGGTGGAAGAGGCGCACGACCTGTTCGACCGCTACCTGCCACTGCTCAACTACGAGAACCAGAGCCAGTGGGGCGTGGCCGTGCGCAAAGAGGTGCTGCGCCGCCGCGGCGCCATCCGCAGCGCCGCCATGCGCCAGCCGGGGCCGAAGCTGAGCGCTATCGATCTGCTGGAGATCGACCGGCTGGTACGGCGCGTCGAGGCTGCTGCACTGCTCGAAGTTTGA
- a CDS encoding phosphatidylglycerophosphatase A, protein MTASADSPTAAPASPPLRASARFMRAHPAHWIALGFGSGLSPIAPGTAGTLWGWLSFLVLQHWLTSAQIGWLIAGSTLVGWWACTVTARNLNTLDPSNVVWDEIVAFWLVLWLVTPAGLLAQVCAFVLFRIFDAVKRGPVGWADRAFHGPGARGGFGIMLDDFVAAFCTLLVIAAWKYYR, encoded by the coding sequence ATGACTGCATCCGCCGACTCGCCTACCGCCGCTCCCGCCTCCCCGCCCCTGCGCGCCAGCGCCCGCTTCATGCGCGCCCACCCTGCGCACTGGATTGCGCTGGGCTTTGGCTCGGGCCTGTCGCCCATTGCGCCGGGCACGGCCGGCACGCTGTGGGGCTGGTTGTCCTTCCTGGTGCTGCAGCACTGGCTCACGTCGGCGCAGATCGGCTGGCTGATCGCCGGCAGCACGCTGGTGGGCTGGTGGGCCTGCACGGTGACGGCGCGCAACCTGAACACGCTGGACCCGTCCAACGTGGTCTGGGACGAGATCGTCGCCTTCTGGCTGGTGCTGTGGCTGGTGACGCCGGCCGGGCTGTTGGCTCAGGTCTGCGCGTTTGTGCTGTTTCGCATCTTCGATGCGGTCAAGCGCGGGCCGGTGGGCTGGGCGGATCGCGCCTTCCACGGCCCGGGCGCGCGCGGCGGCTTCGGCATCATGCTGGACGACTTCGTGGCGGCGTTCTGCACGCTGCTGGTGATCGCCGCCTGGAAGTACTACCGATGA
- a CDS encoding alpha/beta fold hydrolase — MPSDLRHTFGPLGLACGSVLPQVTVAYAAYGRLAEDGSNAILVTHGYTASHQMLAHGQGTAEGSWAPLIGPGKPLDTERYYIVCSNMLGSCYGTTGPGSIDPRSGRPYGPDFPEITLADVVEVQRRLLEHLGVQRLRTVVGPSFGGFQALQWALDQPGRVDAIGVIVSAPRLAPNRHLGMDALLATLRADPHWNGGHYYERGGIVPTLEKIRTETMYAYGMDAVLAARGWAPPQRQAHIQAAAAAWAREFDGNALVTLLRAAQAFDARPRLEQVRANVLHVVANSDLLFPPDPTMQAAMARTRGHRPLRYLEMDTPFGHQASGPAHALWSEALRELIEGAGR, encoded by the coding sequence ATGCCATCCGATCTGCGCCATACCTTCGGCCCGCTGGGCCTTGCCTGCGGCAGCGTGCTGCCCCAGGTCACCGTGGCCTATGCCGCCTATGGCCGCCTGGCAGAGGACGGCAGCAACGCCATCCTGGTCACGCACGGCTACACCGCCAGCCACCAGATGCTTGCGCACGGCCAGGGCACGGCCGAAGGCTCGTGGGCGCCGCTGATCGGGCCGGGCAAGCCGCTGGACACCGAGCGCTACTACATCGTGTGCTCCAACATGCTCGGCTCCTGCTACGGCACGACCGGCCCCGGCAGCATCGATCCGCGCAGCGGCCGGCCCTACGGCCCGGACTTCCCCGAGATCACGCTGGCCGACGTCGTCGAGGTGCAACGCCGGCTGCTGGAGCACCTGGGCGTGCAGCGCCTGCGCACGGTGGTGGGGCCGTCTTTCGGCGGCTTCCAGGCGCTGCAATGGGCGCTCGACCAGCCGGGCCGGGTGGATGCGATCGGGGTCATCGTCTCGGCGCCACGGCTGGCGCCCAACCGGCATCTGGGCATGGACGCGCTGCTGGCCACGCTGCGCGCCGATCCGCACTGGAACGGCGGCCACTACTACGAGCGCGGCGGCATCGTGCCCACGCTGGAGAAGATCCGCACCGAGACCATGTACGCCTACGGCATGGATGCCGTGCTGGCGGCGCGCGGCTGGGCGCCACCGCAGCGCCAGGCGCACATCCAGGCCGCTGCGGCGGCCTGGGCGCGGGAGTTCGACGGCAATGCGCTGGTCACGCTGCTGCGCGCCGCGCAGGCCTTTGATGCGCGGCCGCGGCTGGAGCAGGTGCGTGCCAACGTGCTGCATGTGGTGGCCAACAGCGACCTGCTGTTTCCGCCCGACCCGACCATGCAGGCCGCGATGGCCCGCACCCGCGGCCACCGTCCGCTGCGCTACCTGGAGATGGACACGCCCTTCGGCCACCAGGCCTCGGGCCCGGCGCACGCACTCTGGAGCGAGGCCCTGCGCGAGCTGATCGAGGGCGCGGGGCGCTAG
- a CDS encoding CinA family protein, whose amino-acid sequence MSTGHDWSAVASALLARGWMLATAESCTGGMIAAACTDLAGSSNWFERGFVTYSNAAKTDSLGVDPALIAAHGAVSEPVARAMAAGALAHSRAQVSVAVTGVAGPTGGSAAKPVGTVWFGFAVGGQVQTETQRFAGDRAAVRAATVAHARARLLQLLNI is encoded by the coding sequence ATGAGCACTGGCCACGACTGGTCTGCCGTGGCCAGCGCCCTGCTGGCGCGCGGCTGGATGCTGGCCACGGCCGAGAGCTGCACCGGCGGCATGATCGCCGCGGCCTGCACCGACCTGGCCGGCTCCAGCAACTGGTTCGAGCGCGGCTTTGTCACCTACTCCAACGCCGCCAAGACCGATTCGCTGGGCGTGGACCCGGCCCTTATCGCCGCCCACGGCGCCGTCAGCGAACCCGTGGCGCGCGCCATGGCCGCAGGCGCGCTGGCCCATTCGCGCGCCCAGGTCAGCGTGGCCGTGACCGGCGTGGCCGGCCCCACGGGCGGCAGCGCGGCCAAGCCGGTGGGCACGGTGTGGTTTGGCTTTGCGGTGGGCGGGCAAGTGCAGACGGAGACGCAGCGCTTTGCCGGCGACCGCGCGGCGGTGCGTGCCGCCACGGTGGCGCATGCGCGGGCGCGGCTGCTGCAGCTATTAAATATATAG
- a CDS encoding tripartite tricarboxylate transporter substrate binding protein, whose amino-acid sequence MPQALAHPLGRRAFAAALGALALPGHASGAADAWPSRPVKIIAPVPPGGSTDRMARLLAHEYGKVFRQSFVVDNRGGGGGGIGTAVVAKAPADGYTLLLTGVFNTINASLLQQPFDYLQDFVHIASAFQGPNVLVVRPDFPARTVAELVALAKAEPGKIDFASAGNGTSGHLTMEIFQRAAGIRLTHIAYKGGGPALQDVLSGVAPMLATNQDTLLPHVRAGKLRALAVTSEKRNPVYPDVPSFVECGYPDLVVTSWGGLDAPRGTPAAIVERLNAATTQAMQVPEVRRQVEAEGWEVFTGNPASFDAFVRDETRRWGRIIQSAGIRAS is encoded by the coding sequence ATGCCGCAAGCGCTTGCGCACCCGCTTGGCCGCCGCGCCTTCGCTGCCGCACTCGGCGCCCTGGCCCTGCCTGGCCATGCGTCCGGCGCGGCCGATGCCTGGCCCAGCCGCCCGGTCAAGATCATTGCGCCGGTACCGCCCGGCGGCTCCACCGACCGCATGGCGCGGCTGCTGGCGCACGAGTACGGCAAGGTCTTTCGGCAGTCCTTCGTGGTGGACAACCGGGGCGGCGGCGGGGGTGGCATCGGCACCGCCGTGGTGGCCAAGGCGCCGGCCGACGGCTACACCCTGCTGCTCACCGGGGTCTTCAACACCATCAATGCCAGCCTGCTGCAGCAGCCCTTCGACTACCTGCAGGATTTCGTGCACATCGCGTCGGCCTTCCAGGGGCCCAACGTGCTGGTCGTGCGCCCGGACTTCCCGGCCAGGACCGTCGCCGAACTGGTGGCGCTGGCCAAGGCCGAGCCCGGCAAGATCGACTTCGCCAGCGCAGGCAACGGCACCTCCGGCCACCTGACGATGGAGATCTTCCAGCGCGCCGCCGGCATACGCCTGACGCACATCGCCTACAAGGGCGGCGGCCCGGCGCTGCAAGACGTGCTGTCCGGCGTGGCGCCCATGCTTGCCACCAACCAGGACACGCTGCTGCCGCACGTGCGGGCCGGCAAGCTGCGCGCCCTGGCCGTCACCAGCGAGAAGCGCAATCCGGTCTACCCGGACGTGCCGAGCTTCGTCGAATGCGGCTACCCGGACCTGGTCGTGACCTCGTGGGGCGGCCTGGACGCCCCGCGCGGCACGCCGGCGGCCATCGTCGAGCGGCTCAACGCGGCGACCACCCAGGCCATGCAGGTGCCCGAGGTGCGGCGCCAGGTCGAGGCCGAGGGCTGGGAGGTCTTCACCGGCAACCCGGCCAGCTTCGACGCTTTTGTGCGCGACGAGACCCGGCGCTGGGGCCGCATCATCCAATCTGCGGGCATCCGCGCTTCCTGA
- a CDS encoding tripartite tricarboxylate transporter substrate binding protein, translating to MHSTYRRSILAAACAATALIASGAALAQGGAYPDKPVTIIAPFPPGGSTDIMARLLAAELQPLLGQTFLVDNKGGANGGIGTAQAAKAAPDGYTLLISGVGSNAINYGLYPKLPYADKDFIHISLLATGPNVIVAHPSFAAKSLAELVRMAKAAPGTIQAANSGNGSSNHLSMHMLEQAAGFKMVSVSYKGGAPAINDAVAGHVPILTLNQDVLLPFVKAGKLRPLAVTSEKRNPAYPDVPTVAEQGYPGFAAESWFGLSAPAGTPQAVIDKLSAATIKAMASPRIREKLEAVGFVVVGGTPAQANAFVKNEITKWSETVKTSGATVE from the coding sequence ATGCATTCCACCTACCGCCGCAGCATCCTGGCTGCCGCCTGCGCCGCCACCGCCCTGATCGCCTCTGGCGCCGCGCTGGCCCAGGGCGGGGCTTATCCGGACAAGCCCGTCACCATCATTGCGCCCTTCCCGCCGGGCGGCTCTACCGACATCATGGCGCGCCTGCTGGCGGCCGAGCTGCAGCCGCTGCTGGGCCAGACCTTCCTGGTCGACAACAAGGGCGGCGCCAACGGCGGCATCGGTACCGCGCAGGCGGCCAAGGCGGCGCCGGACGGCTACACGCTGCTGATCTCGGGCGTGGGCTCCAACGCCATCAACTACGGGCTCTACCCCAAGCTGCCCTACGCCGACAAGGACTTCATCCACATCTCGCTGCTGGCCACCGGGCCGAACGTGATCGTGGCGCACCCCTCGTTTGCGGCCAAGTCGCTGGCCGAGCTGGTGCGCATGGCCAAGGCCGCGCCCGGCACCATCCAGGCCGCCAACTCGGGCAATGGCTCGTCCAACCACCTGAGCATGCACATGCTGGAGCAGGCGGCGGGCTTCAAGATGGTGTCGGTGTCGTACAAGGGCGGCGCCCCGGCCATCAACGACGCCGTGGCCGGCCACGTGCCCATCCTCACCCTCAACCAGGACGTGCTGCTGCCCTTCGTCAAGGCCGGCAAGCTGCGCCCCCTGGCCGTCACCAGCGAGAAGCGCAACCCGGCCTACCCCGATGTGCCGACGGTGGCCGAGCAGGGCTACCCGGGCTTTGCGGCCGAATCCTGGTTTGGCCTGTCGGCCCCGGCCGGCACGCCGCAGGCGGTGATCGACAAGCTCTCGGCCGCCACCATCAAAGCCATGGCCAGCCCGCGCATCCGCGAGAAGCTCGAAGCCGTGGGCTTTGTCGTCGTGGGCGGTACGCCGGCCCAGGCCAATGCCTTCGTCAAGAACGAGATCACCAAGTGGAGTGAAACCGTCAAGACCTCGGGGGCGACCGTCGAATGA